The Hahella sp. HNIBRBA332 genome window below encodes:
- a CDS encoding ABC transporter ATP-binding protein yields MSDPVTTSFDLECRNVSKNFAAFTAVNDVSFQIPQGSFFSILGPSGCGKTTLLRMLAGFQQPDMGDILIKGRSVLDTPPNKRPVNMVFQHLALFPNMTVAENVAYGLRRRKAPRHEIEALVKDMLARVGLPDSGGKRIDQLSGGQKQRIAIARCLVLKPDVLLLDEPLGALDLKLREQMKVELKHLQEKFGTTFVYITHDQSEALVMSDHIAVMNKGRFEQVGTPQELYYQPDTAFVASFVGDSNCWRGTLVSRDSEGAAIRTASGLQFRVEGALENLQQGQEAQVFLRPEAVKIELTSASSHSDAGAGRGGENRFDGVVDAVLFDGARSQVQVSLEHSSESISVALPQTPMFHNIGKGQRVLLSWAAGQCSCFPV; encoded by the coding sequence ATGTCCGATCCAGTCACCACCTCCTTCGACCTTGAGTGTCGTAACGTCAGCAAGAATTTCGCCGCCTTTACAGCAGTGAACGACGTCTCCTTCCAAATACCTCAAGGCAGTTTTTTTTCCATCCTTGGCCCTTCCGGGTGCGGCAAGACCACTTTGCTGCGCATGCTGGCGGGATTTCAGCAGCCTGACATGGGGGATATCCTCATCAAGGGGCGCTCAGTGTTGGATACGCCGCCAAACAAGCGTCCAGTGAATATGGTGTTCCAGCACCTGGCGCTGTTCCCCAACATGACGGTGGCGGAAAATGTGGCTTATGGTTTGCGCCGCAGAAAAGCGCCGCGCCATGAGATAGAGGCGTTGGTGAAGGATATGTTGGCGCGAGTGGGATTGCCGGATTCAGGCGGCAAGCGTATTGATCAGCTATCCGGCGGACAAAAACAGCGTATCGCCATCGCTCGATGTCTGGTGTTGAAACCGGATGTCCTGCTGCTGGATGAGCCGCTGGGGGCGCTTGACCTGAAGCTGCGCGAACAGATGAAAGTAGAGCTGAAGCACCTGCAGGAAAAGTTCGGAACCACGTTTGTTTATATCACCCATGACCAATCCGAAGCATTGGTTATGTCCGACCATATTGCGGTGATGAACAAAGGGCGTTTCGAGCAAGTAGGTACGCCGCAAGAACTGTATTACCAGCCTGATACCGCATTTGTCGCCAGCTTTGTCGGCGACAGCAACTGCTGGCGCGGAACCTTGGTCAGTCGTGACTCAGAAGGCGCGGCGATTCGTACGGCGAGCGGGTTGCAATTTCGTGTGGAGGGCGCACTGGAGAATCTGCAGCAGGGACAGGAAGCGCAGGTATTCTTGCGGCCTGAGGCGGTGAAAATCGAGTTGACGTCTGCGTCGTCGCATAGTGATGCGGGCGCCGGCCGCGGAGGGGAAAATCGTTTCGACGGCGTGGTGGACGCGGTATTGTTCGATGGCGCGCGCAGTCAGGTGCAGGTGAGCCTGGAGCATAGCAGCGAATCCATCTCCGTGGCGCTGCCGCAAACGCCAATGTTCCACAATATTGGTAAAGGCCAGCGAGTGCTGTTGTCGTGGGCGGCTGGCCAATGTAGCTGTTTTCCAGTGTAA
- a CDS encoding NADH:flavin oxidoreductase/NADH oxidase family protein produces MSLAIASTPTPAVAANIASPLTLPCGAVIPNRIAKSAMTEGLADGDDLPTPQLNQLYQRWAEGGAGLLITGNVMVDRRYLERSGNVVLENADGLSRFRLWAEVVTECDVHLWMQLNHPGRQCSRFSNSKPVAPSAVQLRMAGNFAMPRVLPDSEIKAIIRRFGVSAALAREAGFTGVQIHSAHGYLGSQFLSPLTNQRKDDWGGSLENRARFLLATVAEVRAQVGADFPVAVKLNSADFQQGGFAIEECVEVARWLQQAGVDLLELSGGAYENPAFLATESDKRPAGAWRREAFFLEYAEAVAKAVTTTLMVTGGFRSRPGMNDAIAAGATQMIGVARPFCTDPDFPRKLFAGAIARTHPTEKELALAGYWGPQSPSKLIRALNNQAQAAWYYQQILHLANHRQPDLNLGLGGALRRHLLNEMRLSLHRSR; encoded by the coding sequence ATGTCCCTCGCCATCGCTTCAACGCCCACGCCCGCCGTCGCTGCGAATATCGCTTCGCCGCTGACATTGCCCTGCGGCGCCGTGATTCCCAACCGTATCGCCAAATCAGCGATGACCGAGGGACTGGCGGACGGCGATGATCTCCCGACGCCGCAGCTCAACCAACTGTACCAACGCTGGGCGGAAGGCGGCGCCGGGCTCCTGATCACCGGCAATGTCATGGTGGATCGTCGCTATCTGGAACGCAGCGGCAACGTGGTGCTGGAAAATGCCGACGGCCTCTCCCGTTTTCGCCTGTGGGCGGAGGTGGTTACCGAATGCGACGTTCATCTGTGGATGCAGCTCAATCATCCGGGGCGACAATGCTCCCGGTTCAGCAATAGCAAACCCGTCGCGCCTTCAGCCGTGCAATTACGCATGGCGGGTAATTTCGCCATGCCCCGCGTTCTGCCGGACAGCGAGATCAAAGCCATTATCCGCCGCTTTGGCGTCAGCGCCGCACTGGCGCGAGAAGCCGGCTTCACCGGGGTGCAGATACACAGCGCCCATGGCTACCTGGGCAGCCAGTTCTTATCGCCCCTGACCAACCAACGCAAAGATGACTGGGGGGGATCGCTGGAGAATCGCGCCCGTTTTCTGCTGGCGACCGTAGCGGAAGTCAGGGCGCAGGTCGGCGCCGACTTTCCCGTCGCGGTGAAACTGAACTCCGCCGATTTCCAGCAGGGCGGGTTCGCTATTGAGGAGTGCGTAGAAGTTGCGCGCTGGCTGCAACAGGCTGGCGTGGATTTACTGGAGCTGTCGGGCGGAGCCTATGAAAACCCCGCATTTCTGGCCACAGAGAGCGATAAGCGCCCCGCCGGAGCCTGGCGTCGGGAGGCGTTTTTCCTGGAATATGCGGAAGCGGTCGCCAAAGCGGTGACGACGACGCTGATGGTCACAGGCGGTTTCCGCAGTCGTCCCGGCATGAATGACGCCATCGCCGCCGGCGCGACACAGATGATCGGCGTCGCCCGCCCCTTCTGCACAGATCCGGATTTCCCCCGCAAGCTGTTCGCCGGCGCTATCGCCCGGACGCACCCGACAGAGAAAGAACTGGCGCTGGCCGGCTACTGGGGGCCTCAAAGCCCTTCTAAACTGATACGGGCGCTCAACAATCAGGCTCAGGCGGCCTGGTATTATCAGCAGATTCTGCATCTGGCCAATCACCGTCAACCGGATCTCAACCTGGGACTTGGCGGCGCGTTACGCAGGCACTTGTTGAACGAAATGCGCCTCTCTCTGCACCGCTCAAGGTAA
- a CDS encoding CHAD domain-containing protein, translated as MRYQTRFDKPLEQELQRYLESLINDLALELIRTRFDFDSAVHNARKLIKELRALLRLLKPACHEAHDELRQTLRTTAHALAPYRDRFVMLNAWKGFAASLPPHPDINKISVFIQQEAERVPAPDREQTQKLLQETNCELLKHKDLLQQRPWSNNIDAEWLSARLTRLYRRGQHEFQRVQGGIDAEDRHELRKRLKDLMYALRVIKPTWNKSLRRLHNGLKKVTEGLGDANDLNLLEHAVADANVNGREQIRLELCAAQQTLWEKADQQAARRFADTDAKFNGLIHKRIS; from the coding sequence ATGCGTTATCAAACGCGCTTCGACAAGCCTCTGGAGCAGGAGCTGCAGCGCTATCTGGAGAGTCTGATCAATGACCTGGCGCTGGAGCTGATCAGAACCCGTTTCGACTTTGACTCCGCCGTGCACAACGCCCGCAAGCTGATCAAAGAACTGCGTGCGCTATTGCGGCTGCTCAAACCCGCCTGTCATGAAGCCCACGATGAGCTGCGACAAACCCTAAGAACTACCGCCCATGCCCTCGCGCCCTATCGCGACCGATTCGTCATGCTCAATGCCTGGAAGGGATTCGCCGCCTCTCTGCCTCCGCACCCGGATATCAACAAAATCAGCGTGTTCATTCAGCAAGAGGCGGAACGGGTTCCGGCGCCTGATCGAGAGCAAACCCAGAAGTTACTGCAGGAAACCAATTGCGAGCTTTTAAAGCACAAAGACCTGCTGCAACAGCGTCCCTGGTCCAATAACATTGACGCCGAATGGCTCAGCGCGCGTCTGACGCGCCTGTACAGGCGAGGACAGCACGAGTTTCAGCGTGTGCAGGGCGGCATCGACGCAGAGGACCGCCACGAACTGCGCAAACGCCTGAAAGATCTGATGTACGCGCTACGCGTGATCAAGCCCACATGGAACAAATCCCTGCGCCGCCTTCACAACGGCCTGAAGAAAGTCACTGAAGGACTGGGCGACGCCAACGACCTGAATCTGTTGGAGCACGCCGTAGCGGATGCGAACGTCAACGGACGCGAGCAGATCCGCCTGGAGCTATGCGCCGCACAACAGACGTTATGGGAAAAAGCGGATCAGCAGGCGGCCCGACGTTTCGCCGACACCGACGCAAAATTCAATGGATTGATACACAAGCGAATTTCCTGA
- a CDS encoding ABC transporter permease: protein MLTSIPSSRYFRGAYHAYVVAFFVYLAAPLTVVAVFAFNDSLFPAMPWKGATLDWFLGEKSPQLGIFHDTELLESILVSLQVAVCTTIASLALATCNAFLFERHDFPGKNLLYVLMLTPLVIPGVILGVSVLVFSSSIANWVEETFSYDLEVLRPGLVLVVIGQFAFITTIATLVISARLRKFDVSLEEAALNLGASHFDVLRTITLPFLKPALVGAGIVSFLMSFENFNTTLMLVGSDAPLTIAMFDRLREGSTPALNAVSLLLMAGSGGLAALSIFVRRKEE, encoded by the coding sequence ATGCTGACCTCAATTCCGTCCAGCCGCTATTTTCGCGGCGCTTATCACGCTTATGTGGTGGCGTTCTTTGTTTATCTGGCTGCCCCGCTGACGGTGGTGGCGGTGTTTGCGTTCAATGACTCCCTGTTTCCGGCGATGCCGTGGAAAGGCGCGACTCTGGATTGGTTTCTGGGGGAAAAGTCGCCCCAGCTCGGCATCTTCCATGACACCGAATTGCTGGAAAGCATTCTGGTGAGCTTGCAGGTGGCGGTGTGCACCACCATAGCCAGCTTGGCGTTGGCTACCTGTAACGCCTTCCTGTTCGAGCGGCACGACTTTCCCGGTAAAAATCTGCTGTATGTGTTGATGCTGACGCCGCTGGTGATTCCTGGAGTGATTCTTGGGGTGTCAGTGCTGGTGTTCAGCAGCAGCATCGCCAACTGGGTGGAGGAAACTTTCTCCTATGATCTGGAAGTACTGCGGCCGGGACTGGTCCTGGTAGTGATTGGGCAGTTTGCATTTATCACCACTATCGCCACCCTGGTGATTTCCGCGCGGCTGCGTAAGTTTGACGTCAGCCTGGAGGAGGCGGCGCTGAATCTGGGGGCCTCGCACTTTGATGTATTGCGCACTATTACGCTGCCGTTCCTGAAACCAGCGCTGGTCGGCGCCGGCATTGTCAGCTTTCTGATGTCTTTCGAAAACTTCAACACCACGCTGATGCTGGTGGGATCGGACGCGCCTTTGACCATCGCCATGTTCGACCGCCTGCGGGAAGGTTCAACTCCGGCGCTCAACGCAGTGTCTCTGCTGCTCATGGCGGGTTCCGGCGGACTGGCGGCGTTGTCGATCTTCGTGCGGCGTAAGGAAGAATAA
- a CDS encoding extracellular solute-binding protein yields MKKVFKRASLTLLIGALASSVANAETLRLLTWGGYAPDEVVAQFEKETGIDVEVTKSNNEDMISKLRATGGSGFDLAQPSQDRVTSAQADFNIYKPIDLSKIDADKFIPSMLEATRKNTLLDGKVYGVPHVWGTSGLIVNRKSAPAVADYTDLCAAGLNGDVSYRLKRPTLIGFAFAMGEDPFSAYSDKNKYQAILNKVEEKLISCKGAVKTYWSGGDDLLNLIRSGEVKAAMAWDSGGWKLNSEMPDVTFVAPKSGALGWIDTFALPRKTKAEDAAYKWINFVMRPDIAAKITESAGNFTASKGSDEYVNATLKKQFQESFSTQAVDNIKWYPPVPPGLEEMEGKVLDRVKAARL; encoded by the coding sequence ATGAAGAAAGTATTTAAGAGAGCATCCCTGACGTTATTAATCGGCGCTTTGGCAAGTAGTGTCGCCAATGCTGAAACTTTACGATTGCTGACCTGGGGCGGTTATGCTCCGGACGAAGTGGTGGCGCAGTTCGAGAAGGAAACCGGCATCGACGTGGAAGTCACCAAATCCAACAATGAAGATATGATCTCCAAACTGCGCGCCACCGGCGGCTCCGGATTCGATCTGGCGCAGCCGAGCCAGGATCGCGTCACCAGCGCCCAGGCGGACTTCAACATCTACAAACCCATCGACCTGTCTAAAATCGACGCCGACAAATTCATTCCCTCCATGCTGGAGGCGACCCGCAAGAACACCTTACTGGACGGCAAAGTGTACGGCGTTCCTCACGTTTGGGGCACCAGTGGCCTGATCGTCAACCGCAAAAGCGCGCCTGCGGTGGCGGACTACACCGATCTGTGCGCGGCCGGCCTGAACGGCGACGTGTCCTACCGCTTGAAGCGTCCAACGCTGATTGGCTTTGCTTTCGCCATGGGCGAGGACCCGTTCTCCGCTTACAGCGACAAAAACAAATACCAGGCCATTCTGAATAAAGTCGAAGAAAAACTTATTTCCTGCAAAGGCGCGGTGAAAACTTATTGGAGCGGCGGCGACGACCTGCTCAACCTGATTCGCTCCGGTGAAGTCAAAGCCGCTATGGCCTGGGACTCCGGCGGCTGGAAGCTGAACAGCGAAATGCCGGACGTCACTTTTGTAGCGCCGAAGTCCGGCGCGCTGGGTTGGATCGACACCTTTGCGCTGCCGCGTAAAACCAAAGCGGAAGACGCCGCCTATAAGTGGATCAATTTCGTGATGCGTCCAGACATCGCGGCGAAAATCACCGAATCCGCCGGTAACTTCACTGCCTCCAAAGGCAGCGACGAGTACGTCAACGCCACGCTCAAGAAGCAGTTTCAGGAAAGCTTTTCCACGCAAGCCGTGGATAACATCAAATGGTATCCGCCGGTGCCTCCCGGCCTGGAAGAGATGGAAGGCAAGGTTCTGGATCGGGTGAAAGCCGCCAGACTGTAA
- a CDS encoding ABC transporter permease codes for MKPQHFKFGLALLLTPILLWLTLLIALPHVDMALISLRERVSAGTYAFSWSNYTAFFTEPLYWRTFTRTAVMSIMATALTLLIAFPISFYIAKVARGRLRPLLFLLCLVPFWVSELVRTYGWMILLRETGVLSSLLQWLGWVDGPVEMLYQDATIMVGLVYTSMLFMVVPLVSTLDSLDDSLIEAAYDLGAGHWRVMRDVVIPHAAPGIVSGCIVVFMLTLGNYLTPTLLGGKDSLWFTEQIYTQFITRFNWEQGSAFGILLLILSSLIVWIGLRLSRQSFTKVMS; via the coding sequence ATGAAACCCCAACACTTCAAATTCGGACTGGCGTTGCTGCTGACGCCGATTCTGCTGTGGCTGACGCTGCTGATCGCGCTGCCTCATGTGGATATGGCGCTGATTTCTCTGCGTGAACGTGTTTCCGCCGGAACCTATGCGTTCAGTTGGAGCAATTACACCGCCTTCTTCACGGAGCCGCTGTATTGGCGCACTTTCACGCGCACGGCGGTGATGTCGATAATGGCGACCGCTTTAACGCTGCTGATTGCATTCCCGATTTCCTTTTACATCGCCAAGGTGGCGCGTGGAAGACTGCGGCCATTGTTATTTCTGTTGTGTCTGGTGCCGTTCTGGGTCAGCGAACTGGTGCGGACTTACGGTTGGATGATCCTGTTGCGGGAAACCGGTGTGCTCAGCTCTTTGCTGCAATGGCTGGGCTGGGTGGACGGCCCGGTGGAGATGCTGTATCAGGACGCCACCATAATGGTGGGACTGGTGTATACGTCCATGCTGTTTATGGTGGTGCCGCTGGTGTCCACCCTGGACAGCCTCGACGACAGCCTGATTGAAGCGGCTTATGATCTGGGCGCAGGTCACTGGCGAGTTATGCGCGATGTGGTGATTCCCCATGCAGCGCCGGGCATTGTCAGTGGCTGCATCGTGGTGTTCATGCTCACTCTGGGCAATTATCTGACGCCGACTTTACTGGGCGGCAAAGACAGCCTTTGGTTCACCGAACAGATCTACACCCAGTTCATTACCCGTTTTAACTGGGAGCAGGGTTCCGCTTTCGGAATATTGCTGCTGATCCTGTCTTCGTTGATTGTCTGGATCGGGTTGCGTCTGTCGCGGCAGTCCTTCACCAAAGTGATGAGCTAA